ACAATGGAAATCCTTGCGATATCTTCATCCTGCAAAACATCTCCTGCCCCGATCTCGGAAGCAAGCCTTTTTGCAATCTTAAGAGTTTTAGCGCTATCAGCTTTATTTATAGTAAAAGAAATGTCTGTCTGGCGAAGGTGGCTTACATTCTGGACGATCATATCAACACTAACCCCATTGTCAGCTAGTTCTTTAAATATTTTTGCAGCAGCCCCGGGTTTATCGGGAACATCACAGATAGTAATCTTTGCTTCAGTTTTATTTAATGTTACAGCAGAAACCAAAACATCTTCCATTCTTTTAACCTCCTTAATAATCAACGTCCCGGAATTATGGGAAAATGATGATCTAACATGTATAGGAACATCAAATTTCTTTGCAACCTCAATTGAACGCGCCTGCATTACCTGTGCGCCTAATGACGCCATTTCAAGCATTTCATCATATGTAATGGACTCTATCTTCTTTGCCTTAGGCTCAATCCTTGGGTCTGTAGTATAGATTCCATCCACATCAGTATAAATTTCACATTCATCAGCGTGCAATTCTTTAGCAAGAGCAACGGCAGTCAAATCTGAACCGCCCCGGCCAAGTGTCGTAATATCCTGTCCAAGAGTTACTCCCTGAAAACCCGCAACAATGACAACTTTACCTTTTTTTATCTCTTCTTTAATTTTATCCCCGTTTATTTTTTTAATCCTCGCGCGTGTGTGGCTTGTATCAGTAATAATCCCGACCTGAGAGCCGGTAAAAGAAATCGCCTCAACTCCCAACTTATGGATTGCCATTGCCAAAAGAGCAACAGAAATCTGCTCGCCGGTTGAAAGCAGCATATCCATCTCACGCTCACTTGGCTCTGTGTTAATTTTCGCCGCTAGTTCAATCAATTCATCGGTAGTATCTCCCAACGCAGACACAACCACTACTAAATCATGGCCCTTCTTTTTATAACTAACCACTCTTTTTGCAACATTTTGAATCCTCTCAACATTCGCAACTGATGAACCGCCAAATTTTTGGACAATCAATTTCTTATGCATTAAAAATTCTCCTTACAATCACCCTTCGCTGTGTTTAATAAAATAATCCATTACTTCAGAACCTTTGTCAAAATACAATTCTGATTTCTGTGCTTCTTTTTCGCTATAATTTAAAAAACCCTTTCCGATGATACCGGTCCCGAAAATCCCGAAAAGCACAGGCTCGGGAGTATGTGTTTTTACCACAACGGGAGTTGCATGGTCCGGCATTACCAACACGCGGAAATTTTTTTTATCCTTAAAAGCGTTTAAAACCGTTCCGACGATTAATTGATCAAAACGCTCAATAGCCGTTATCTTCTCTCTTAAATCTCCATTATGCCCTGCTTCATCAGGAGCTTCAACGTGAACAAAAACAAAATCGTCAATTTCTAATGA
This sequence is a window from Candidatus Omnitrophota bacterium. Protein-coding genes within it:
- a CDS encoding aspartate kinase; amino-acid sequence: MHKKLIVQKFGGSSVANVERIQNVAKRVVSYKKKGHDLVVVVSALGDTTDELIELAAKINTEPSEREMDMLLSTGEQISVALLAMAIHKLGVEAISFTGSQVGIITDTSHTRARIKKINGDKIKEEIKKGKVVIVAGFQGVTLGQDITTLGRGGSDLTAVALAKELHADECEIYTDVDGIYTTDPRIEPKAKKIESITYDEMLEMASLGAQVMQARSIEVAKKFDVPIHVRSSFSHNSGTLIIKEVKRMEDVLVSAVTLNKTEAKITICDVPDKPGAAAKIFKELADNGVSVDMIVQNVSHLRQTDISFTINKADSAKTLKIAKRLASEIGAGDVLQDEDIARISIV